The genomic segment GAGCGCCACGCCGGAGCTGCGCAAGATCGGCGAGGACATCGAGGAAGAGATCGCGCGGCTGAATCGCATCGTGTCGGACGTTCTGGACTTTGCCCGCCCGATCCGGTTCGAGCTGGCGCCGGCCGATCTCAACGTGATCTGCCAGGACGCCGCGCGCGCCGTCTGGCCGGAAGGCGCCGGGCAGGCGCCGGACATCATCGTCGAGCCCGCATTGCCGATCGTCGTCACGGACGCCGAGCGGCTGCGGCACGCGCTGATCAACGTGCTCACCAACGCGCGGCACGCCGCCGAGGCACACGCCACGCCCGGCCGCGCGGCGCGAGTCTCGCTGACCACCGAACGACGCGGCGCCACGGCGCGAATCACCGTCCGCGACAACGGCCCGGGCATCACCGCTGACGCGCTGCCGCGCGTCTTCGAGCCGTTCTTCACGACGAAGCGCACGGGCTCCGGTATCGGCCTGGCCATCGCCAGGAATATCATTGAAGGCCTCGGCGGGACGATCGCCGTCGCGGCCAGCGGCGCTCGAGGGACGGCTATTGCCGTCGAGTTGCCGGTGTCGCCGCAGGCGGAAGCGAGGTCGGTGAGTGCGTAAGGTCAAGGGCTCGGTCCTCCTGGTCGACGACGAGACGAAGATACGGGTGGCGCTGGCCAGCGCGCTCCGGGAGGAGGGGCACGAGGTGCTCGCCACCGGCAGCCCGCGCGAGGCGCAGCAGCTGCTCTCGCAACGGCTCTTCGACGTGCTGGTCGTCGACAACCTCATGCCCGAGCTCACCGGCCTCGACCTGATTCGCGAGATCGCTGCCGCCACGCCCCTCGCCGACCGGCCGCAGATGATCATGATGACGGCGCACGCCACGATCGAAAGTGCGATCGAGGCGATGAAGCTCGGCGCCTCCGACTACCTCCAGAAGCCTTTCGCGATCGACGAGCTGCTGGTCATCGTGGACCGCGCGATGAACCTGCAGCGCCTCAGCACCGAGCACGGCTACCTGCGGAGCGAGCGCGACCAGGAATTCGGCAACTACGGCATCGTCGGGCGCAGCCGCAAGATCGAAGAGGTCATCCGGACGATCGATCTCGTGGCGCAGTCGCGCAGCACGATCCTCGTGACCGGCGAGACCGGCACCGGCAAGGAGCTCGTCGCGCGCGCGATTCACCATCGCAGCGCGCAGCGCGATATGCCGCTGATCAAGGTGAACTGCGCGGCGATCCCGGACACGTTGCTCGAATCCGAGCTGTTCGGCCACGTCAAGGGTGCGTTTACCGGAGCGGTGTCGAACAAGAAGGGCAAGTTCGCGCTTGCCGATGGCGGCACGATCTTCCTCGACGAGATCGGCACGATGGCCACCGCGCTCCAGGCGAAGCTGCTGCGCGTGCTGCAGGAGCGCGAGTTCGAGCCGCTCGGGTCCGAGCGGAGCCAGGCCGTCGACGTCCGCGTGATCGCCGCGACCAACCGCGACCTGCGACAGATGGTGGCGGACGGAAAGTTCCAGGAAGACCTGTACTACCGCCTCAATGTCATTCCGCTCGCGCTGCCGCCGCTGCGCGAGCGGCGCGACGACATCCCCGTGCTGGTCGACCACTTCATTCGCAAGCACGCGCAGAGGGCGGGCAAGCGGATCGACGGCATCGAGCCCGCCGCTCTGAAAGCGATGCAGCAGTACGACTGGCCCGGCAACGTGCGCGAACTCGAGAACGCGCTGGAGCGGGCCGTCGTGCTCTCGACGACGCCGACCATCCAGGCCTCGTCGGTGTTCATGCTCGGTGCGGCCGGCACGGCAACGCCCGGACTGCCCTCCTTCAACCTGCAGCAGAACCTCGTGTGGGTTGAAAAAGAGACGCTGCGGCGCGCGCTCGAAAGCGCCGGAGGCGTGAAGAAGGACGCCGCGGAGCTGATGGGCATCAGTCAGCGCGCCATGAGCTATTACCTCACCAAGCACAAGCTGGAATAAGAGGGGTCGGGAGCCTTTTTCGGCCTGCGTCAGCCGAAAAAGGCTCCCGACCCCTTTTTACGTGCGACGTAAGCCGTTACTGCCAGCGTAACGACTCGCCTTCACAAACCTAAATAAGCCAACCATTTAAAGCGCGGCATCCTGCTTGCCATTCGTCAGCCGTATGACAGCAGCACACCCGTCGCTCGTCGTGGTTCGGCTCCTCGAGGCGCTCTCCGTCCCCGCCATCGTGGGCATGCTCAGCATTGCCACCGCATGCGGTGGTGGCGGGGGCGGCGGCGCCGGTTCCTCCACACCGACCGCCCCATCGCCGGGCGGCGGCAGCGCCGCGCCGTCGGCGACGATCATGATTGGATCGAGCGTCACGCCGGCAGATGTCCGGATTGACACGGGCGACAGCGTCCGCTTCGTGAACGACTCGTCGCGGGTACACGAAATCAAGTCGGACCCGCATCCGACTCACGGGAGCTGCCCGCCGATCGACCGCTCCGGCACGCTGCAACCGGGTGCGAGCACGGTGGTGGGACCGTTCACACTCACGGGCACCTGCCACTACCACGATCACAGCGACCCGGAGAACGCCTCCTTGCGCGGGCAGATCCGCATCGGCGTGGACAGCCCCGGGCCTGGGCCCGGCTACCTTCGCCCGTAGGAGTCCTGATGATCATCGCCGCTACGCTTCTGGCGTCACTACTCTCGCTGCCGTTCCCGCTCCCGCAGGCGACACAGGTCGGGACGGCGGGCGCGCCGTCCCAGGAGATCGATTCGCAGGAAATCGATGCGGACACGGCCGACGCGCGCCTCAATCCGGCCCAGCCCGATTTCACGCTCGTGGCCTTGCCCACCGCGCTGCGCGTGCCGAGGCATAAGAGCGCGTTCCGCGTCACGCACCGCTTCACGCGTGCGCTCGGCCAGGGGGACTTTGGCGATCTCACGTCGGACCTGTTCGGGCTCGACTCCGGGGCCCAGATCGGGCTCGAGTACCGGGTCGGCGTCATCCGGGGCGGCCAGATCGGCGTACACCGCACGAACGACAAGACGATCCAGCTCTTCGGACAGTACGACCTGGTGCGCCAGGTGGAGGGCCGGCCGCTCGGCGTCGCGGCGTACGTGTCGGTGGACGGCACCAACAACTTCCGGGACCGCTATTCGCCGGCGCTCGCCGCCGTGCTCTCACGCGAGTTCGGCAGGCGCGGCGCCGTGTACGTGGAGCCCATCTGGGTCGGCAACAGCAACCCGTCGGACGACACGGCCAACACCGCGGCGGAGGACGACAGCACGTTTCTGCTCGGCGTCGGCGCGCGGCTGCGCGTGCGGCCCACCGTCTATCTCGTCGGCGAATTCACCCCGCGGGTCGCCGGCTTCGATCCCGGCGTGAACCAGGCCAGCGTCGCGATCGAAAAACGCGCGGGCGGCCACGCGTTCCAGCTCAATTTCTCGAACGCCTTCGGCACGACCATGGGGCAGATTGCCCGCGGCGGCCCCAGGGCGTTCGACGGCGGCAGCAACTGGTATCTCGGCTTCAACATCTCGCGCAAGTTCTTCTGAGGGGGAAAACGGATGCGCTCGAGGGTCATTTCCGGAGCCGTCATGACGGCGGTCCTGGCGGGAGCGGTCGCCGCATGCGGGGGCGGTGGTGGCGGGTCGTCGCCGACCGCTCCCTCCGGTGGGGGCGGAGGCGGGACGGGACCTGTCGGCGCGACGGTCACGATCACGTCGACCGGCACGAACAGCGTGACCGTGAACGTCGGTCAGTCGGTGGCCATCGTGAACAACGATTCGCGCACGCACAACATCGCTTCGAATCCGCACCCGGCGCACACCGACTGCCCCGCGCTCAACGTGGGAATCCTGTCGCCGGGCCAATCAAAGACGACCGCCGCGTTCACCGCGGCACGCACGTGCGGGTTCCACGACCACGACGATCCGGGCGATTCGCGCTGGATGGCGCAAGTGACGGTTCGGTAGGCAGCCGCGGCGGCTCGCCTGCCAACGAGTGGGAGAAATGGCGGGGTTTGTGTTGGCGCGGATGGGCCGCGGCAGCAGCTCCGGCAGCCCCGCCACTCCCAGTTCCTTGAAGCGCTGCGCGCCGGGTGCTGGGTGCGGCACGAGCCGCAGGGGAGGACGACAGCGACTATTTGACAACGTTGCAGGATTCATGTAGAAACGCCGAACGTCGCACCGCCCGTACGCGGTCGGCGGCCAGCAGATCCTGTCCGGTCCATGAGCACGGTGGCGCGCATCCAGCCGCGTGATCGGATCCTCACCGCCGTCGGGGCGCCGGCTGACAAGGCCGCCGCCTTCACCCCGCATTGACGCGAGGACCAGGGATCTTACGGCGTCGTTGCACGACCTGACCGGCCGGACGCTGTACACCGTGGAGCTGCCACCGGACTAAACGGGGTCGCCGATGTGCGCGGCGGCGCCGGGATTCGCTACGTGCCGCTGAACTTCGGCCTTCGCTTCTCGAGGAATGCGGTGGCGCCCTCCTGCTTGTCGTCCGAGTCGAAGCAGATCGCCTGCGCGAGGGTTTCGATCAGAAGGCCGGAATCGAGGTCGACGCGCGCCGAGGCATTCAGCGACAGCTTCGCCAGGCGCGCCGCCAGCGGTCCGAGACGCAGGATGCGGTTGGCGACATCACGCGCGCGCGCCATCAGCTCGGCCGGCGGCGCGATGACAGACACGAGGCCGAACTCGAGCGCGCGCTGCGCGTCGATGATTTCGCCGGTCAGGATCATGTGCTTCGCGCGTCCGAGGCCGATCGTCCTCGGCAGCCGCTGCGTCGCTCCCGCCGCCGGGATGATCCCGAGGTTCAGCTCCGGCTGCCCGAACTTCGCCGTTTCCGACGCGACACGGATATCGCACGCCAGCGCGAGCTCGCACCCTCCGCCCACGGCGTAGCCGTTGACCGCCGCGATCGTGGGCCGCGGGAATCGCTCCACCGCTGAACACAACGACGAGTTGATCGCCGCCAGGCCGTCCTCGAGCGTGCGACGGCGAATGTCGTTGATGTCGGCGCCCGAGACAAACGCCTGGTCCCCCGCCCCGGTGATGATCAGCACGCCGACCGAGCCGTCGCGCCCCAGCTCCTGCAACGCCGCGTGGCACTCGTTGACCGTTTCGAGGTTGAGCGCGTTCCTCACCTCGGGCCGGTCAATCGTGAGCGTGGCAATCTGCCCGTCGATTTCTACCGAGATGTTCCCCATCCCTCGTTCTTCCCTTCTGCCTTTTCCTTGTGCCTTGTGCCTTGTGCCTTTTCCCTGTTGCCTTGCACTAGTACTCGTACACCCCTCGGCCGACCTTCCTTCCCAGACGGCCTGCCTTCACGTATTGCACGAGCAACGGACAGGGCCGGTACTTCTCGCCGAGGCTCCGGTGCAGGAACTCGAGGACGCTCAAGCGCGTGTCGAGGCCGACCAGATCGACCAGTTCGAACGGGCCCAGGGGGTGGTTCAGCCCGAGCTTCAGCGCCTTGTCGATGTCGCGCGCCGACGCGATGCCTTCCTGCAGCATGTAGAACGCCTCGTTGCCAATCAGGGCATTCACGCGGCTCGTGACGAACCCGGGAGATTCGCGGATGACCACGGTCTCCTTGCCCATGCGCCTGGCGACGTCCTCGACGGCCTGCAGCGCCGCGTCAGACGTCTCGAGCGCCCGGACGATTTCAACGAGCTTCATCTTGTGAACCGGGTTGAAGAAATGCATCCCGGCGGCGCGCGCCGGGTTGCCGAGTGACCCGGCCATTTCCGTGATGCTCAGCGCCGAGGTATTGGTCGCGATGACCGCCCCGGCTGGCGCGAGCCGCTCGATCTGATGAAGCAGCTCGATCTTCAGATCGAGCCGCTCCGGCGCCGCCTCGATGACCATCGCCGCGCCGGCGAGCGCCTCGCCAAGATCGTTCGTGGTGCGCAGCCGGCCAAGCGTCGCATCGGCTTCGGCCCGCGAGACTTTGCCCAGCTCCACGCCTTTCGCGACGATGGCCTCGATGGCCGCGCGCGCCCTGTCGAGCATCGGGGCGGACACGTCGTACAGCCGCGTCTCGAACCCCCCGGCCATCGCCGCATGCGCGATGCCGTGCCCCATCGTCCCCGCACCAATCACCGCGATCGCGTCGATCATCCGCCCCCCTGCAGCTCGACCACCTCGTCCAGCACCTCCATCGCGTGCCGGACCTCGTCGCCGGTGTTGTAGAAATGCGGCGCGATCCGAATGCCGGCACCCGGCCGGTGGTCCACGATGACCTCGCGACGGATCAACTCCCGGGCGACGGCCTCTCCATTGGGAACGTCGAGCACCACCGTGCCGCCACGCCCGTCGTCATCGATGGGCGTGTTGATGCGCCAGCCGCGCGCCTGTGCGTGCTCGATGATGCCACGCGTGAGGCGCAGCGATTTCTCGCGGATGGCCGCCACGCCGACCTCGTTCACGATCCTGCAGCCTGCGCGCGCCGCGTAGAGCGCGGGCACGTTGGGCGTGCCGGATTGAAAGCGCTCGGCCGCGTCTGCCGCGTACTGCGTGGCGCCGGTGGCAAACGCGAACGGGCGCGCGTGCGCCGCCCAGCCGGTGATCGCGGGTTCCAGCTGTGGCGCCAGGTCCGGCCGGACGTAGAGATATCCGGCGCCAGGCCCGCCGCAGAGCCACTTCACCGAGCCGCCCACCGCGAAGTCCGCGCCGGCCGCGCCGATCGAAAGCGGCATGGCTCCGGCCGCCTGATAGACGTCGAGCACGACACGCGCGCCCACGCGGTGCGCCTTCTCGACGATCGCGGCGGCGTCCTGGATGCCGGCGCTCTTGAACAGGACCAGGGACGCGATGGCGAGCACGGTCGAATCGTCAATCGCGTCGAGCGTGGCCTCGAGCGGCACGCGGATGCCATCCGGCGCCGCGACGTACTCGATCCGCGCGCCGTATCGCCGGAATCCCTCGAACAGGTACATGTTCGAGGGGAATTCCAGCTCGCTCATCACGATCTTCCGGCGTCGCCCGTCGTAGCTGTGACACGACGCGATGATGCTCTGCGCGACCGTCACGTTCTGGTGCATCGAAATCGTGCCGGGTGCCACCCCCAGCAGCGGCGCGAGCAGGTCACCGGTCGTGCGTCCGATTTCCCACCAGCCCTCGTGCCACGCGCGCACCCCGCGGCGCCGCCATTCCGTTGCGAATGTCAACAGCTCCTGCTCTGCCGCGCGCGGCATCGCCCCGAGCGAATGGCTGACCAGGTACGTACACGTCTCGAGGATGGGAAATTCGGGGCGCCAGCGGGCCAAGGGGTCGGAACATTCGGCGCTCATCGTGAGTCTTATTCTATTCGGATACAATTAGACGTTTCTGCCCAGTCCCACGGAGTCCGTTTACATGCCACGATGCACCTTTCCTTTTCTCCTCCTTCTGCTGGGCGCTGCCGGTTGCAGCGACGCGCCGCAGGCCGGAGGTCCCGGCGCGCCCGGCGGCGGAATGCCGCCGGCCGAGGTCAAGACGATGACGCTGGCGCCCAAGCCGGTGCCGCGCGCGTCAGAGTTTGTCGCCACGATCCAGTCGCGCGCCTCCACGACCATTCAGCCGCAGGTAGAGGGGCTCGTCACCCGGATCTTCGTCAAGTCGGGCGACCGCGTGCGCGTGGGACAGCCGCTCGTCCAGATTGATCCCGACAGGCAGCAGGCCAGCGTCGGCAGCCTCGAAGCGTCGCGCGCGGCGCGCGAGGCGGATGTCGCCTACGCGAAGCAGCAGCTCGACCGGATGCAGAAGCTGTTCGACGCCGGCGCGGTCAGCCGGCAGGAGCTCGAGCAGGCGCAGACGGCCCACCAGACCGCGCAGGCGCAGCTCAACGCCATCCGGCAGCAGATCCGGCAGGGGCGCGTGGAGCTGCAGTATTACCGCGTCACGGCCCCGGCGGCCGGCGTCGTCGGCGACATCCCGGTTCGCACGGGGGACCGCGTCACCCCGTCGACCGAGATCACCACCATCGACCAGGCGCAGGGCCTCGAGGTGTACATCAGCGTGCCGCTCGAGCAGGCGGGCGAGTTGCGCGTCGGCCTTCCCGTCGAACTGCTCGACTCGGACGGCAAGGTTCTGTCCGCGCATTCGATCACCTTCGTCGCGCCACGCGCCGACGATGCGACGCAGTCGGTGCTCGTCAAGGCGCAGCTCCGCGAACGCCCGCAGGGGTTTCGCGTGATGCAGTACGTCCGCGCGCGGATCGTGTGGAGCAACGCGCCGCAGCTGACCGTGCCGGTCGTGGCGGTGAACCGGATGGCGGGCCAGTACTTCGTGTTCGTCGCCGAATCGGGCCAGCAGGGCACGGTCGCCCGGCAGAAGCCGGTCACGGTGGGCGAGATCGTCGGCGACGACTACGTCGTGCGCGGCGGGCTCAAGCCCGGCGAGCGCGTGATCGTCTCCAACCTCCAGAAGATCGGCGACGGCGCGCCGGTCAAGCCGAGCTAAAGGACCCATGTTCGTCGACACGTTCATTCGTCGTCCGATCCTCGCGAGCGTGTGCTCGCTGGTGATCGTCATCGTGGGCGTCCTGGCGATCCCGACCATGCCGGTCGCGCAGTATCCGGACGTGGCGCCGCCGCAGGTGAGCGTCACGACCTTCTACACCGGCGCAAACGCGGAGACCGTCGAGACCGCCGTCACGACCCCGCTCGAGCAGGCGATCAACGGCGTCGAGGGCATGCTCTACATGTCCTCGTCGAGCACCAACAGCGGGTTCTCGCAGATCAGCGTCGTCTTCGACGTCACGCGCGACCCGGACATCGCCGCGGTGGACGTGCAAAACCGCGTCAACCAGGCGATGGGACGGCTGCCCGCCGAAGTGCGGCAGACCGGCGTCACCGTCCAGAAGCAGTCGATGAATTTCATCATGGGCGTGGGCGTGTTCTCCGAGCGCGCCGAGTACGACACGCTCTTCATGTCGAACTACCTCGACGTGTACGTGCGGGACGCGCTGAAGCGCGTCCCCGGCGTGGCCGACGCGATGATCTTCGGCGAGCGCAAGTACTCCATGCGACTGTGGCTCGACCCCGTGCGCCTGGCGGCGCGCCAGATCACGGCGGGAGACGTCGTCAGCGCACTGCGCGAGCAGAACGTGCAGGTGGCGGCCGGGAGCGTCGGCGATGCGCCGGCGCGCGAGGGGCAGACCTACCAGATCTCCGTGCGCGCCGCGGGGCGGCTGACCGAGCCGCGCGAGTTCGAGAACATCATCGTGAAGTCCGGCAAGGATGCCTCGCTGATCCGGCTGAAGGACGTCGGCACCGCCGAGCTCGGGGCGGAAACCTATTCGTCCGTGCTGCGCTTCCACGGGTTCGAGGCGGTCGGCTTCGGCGTCATGGCGCTCCCCACGGCGAACGCGCTCGACGTGGAGCGCGGCGTCATCGCCGAGCTCGAGCGGCTGAAGCACAACTTCCCGCCGGGGATGCGTTACGCGATCGCGTTCAACACGACCGAGTCGATGCTGGAGTCGATCACGGAGGTGGTCAAGACGCTCGTCGAGGCGATCATCCTCGTCATTCTCGTGATGTTCGTCTTCCTCCAGAGCTGGCGGGCGACGCTGATCCCGACGCTCACCATCCCGGTCTCCCTGGTCGGAACCTTCGCGTTCATCAAGCTGCTGGACTTCTCGATCAACACGCTCACGCTGTTCGCCATCGTCCTGGCCACGGGCATCGTCGTCGACGATGCGATCGTGGTCATCGAGAACATCGAGCGTCATATCCACCAGTACAGGAAAGGCGCCGCGCACGCAGCGTCGGACGCGATGAAGGAAGTCTTCGGCGCACTGATTGCGACCGCCCTCGTGCTCATCGCGGTGTTCGTGCCGGTCGGCTTCTTCCCGGGCACGACCGGGCGGCTCTACGCGCAGTTCGCACTCACGATCGCCTTCGCGGTCGGCATCTCCGCGTTCAACGCGCTGACGCTCACGCCCGCGCTCTCCGCGCTGCTGCTGCGCGGCGGCCGCGGCGTGGACCAGGGCAAAGGGCGCGTCTTCGGGCTCTTCGAATCGATCATCACGCGGGGCACCGACATGTATGTCGGCGTGCTCCACCGGCTGCTGCGCGTCCGCTGGGCCGTCGTGGCCGCCTTCATCGTCGGGCTCGGCCTGACGTTCATGGCCTACCGGTGGGTGCCGCAGTCCTTCGTGCCCGAGGAAGACCAGGGGTGGTTCATCACCGTCGTGCAGGCCCCCGCGGGCTCGTCGCTGGAGTACACGAGCAACGTGATGAAGGAGGTCGAGCAGCTGCTGATGAAGACGCCCGAAGTGCGGACCGTGTTCACGGTCGTGGGCTTCAGCTTCGGCGGCGCCGCGCCCAACCAGGGCATCATGTTCGTCCCGCTGAAGCCGTTCGACGAGCGCCCGGGAGAGGAGCACCGGCTGCAGGCGGTCCTGAACCGGTTGCGCGGTCCCCTGTTCGGCGTCCAGGGGGCGCTCGTGATCCCGTTCGCGCCGCCCGCCATCGAGGGGATCAACGCGTTCGGCGGGTTCACCTTCGAAGTGCTGGACCAGAGCGGCGGCGACATCAGCCGCCTGGCGCAGGCCACCTACGGCATCATCGGCGAGTCGATGAAATCGCCGCGCGTGGCCGGCCTCTTCAGCTCGTTTACCGCGAACGATCCGCAGCTGGCCGTGGACATCGACCGCGAGCGGGCGCGCAGCCTCGGCGTGCCGATCAGCGAAATCACGAGCGCGATGCAGATCTATCTGGGGTCCGCGTACGTCAACGACTTCGACTTCAACAACCGGGCGTACCGCGTGTACGTGCAGGCCGACAAGGCATACCGGTCGGATCCCAAGGACCTGGGCCAGTACTACGCGCGCACCAACAACGGGCAGATGGTGCCGCTCTCCAATCTCGTCCGCGTGCGCGAAACGACGGCACCCCAGGTGATCTCGCACTACAACCTGTTCCGGTCGGCAGAAATCAACGGCGGCGCGGCGCCGGGCTTCAGCTCCGGGCAGGCGATCGAAGAGATGGAAGCGATCGCCGCTCGCGCCCTTCCCGACGGCTTCGGCTACGCCTGGTCGGGCCTGTCGCGCGAGGAGATCCAGGCGGGGCAGCAGTCCGTGTACATCTTTCTCATTGGGCTGCTCTTCGTCTACCTGACGCTCGCCGCGCAGTACGAATCGCTCGTGCTGCCGTTCATCGTCATGCTGAGCGTCCCGCTCGCGGTGCTCGGGGCGTTGACATTCGTCGGCGTGCGCGGCCTGCAGAACGACATCTACGTCCAGATTGGCCTGGTCATGATGATCGGGCTCGCGGCGAAGAACGGCATCCTGATCGTGGAGTTCGCCGAGCAGCTGCGCGCCCGCGGCATGTCCATCGCCGAAGCGGCGGTGGAAGCCGCGCGGATCCGGCTGCGGCCCATTCTCATGACGTCGCTGGCCCTGATTCTCGGCGTCATGCCGCTCGTCTTCGCGTCGGGCGCCGGACAGGAAGGACGCCACTCGGTCGGCACCACCGTGTTCGGCGGGATGGTGTTCGCCACGTTTCTGAACGTCGCCATGATTCCGATCCTCTATGTCGTGGTTCAATCAATTCGGGGTGAGACGAAACGCGCCCACGATCTCGATGAGGCCGATGGAGGCGCGCATGCGTAGGGCACCGGCGATCTCCGGCCTGGCATGGCTGATCGTGGCCGCGACGGCGCCGCCGGCCGCGGCGCAGCAGGCAGCGATGGATCGACTCACCTTCGACGAGGCGATCGAACGCGCCGTCACGCGCAACCCGACCATCGAGCAGGCGGCGGCGGGCATCCTGCGCGCAGAGGCGCTCCTGCAGCAGGTGCGGTCGCTGTCCCTGCCCACCCTCGACGCGACGCTGACGACGCGCACGATCGGTCCCGTGCAGAAGTTCGCGGGCGAATCCATCAATCCCCGGACACAGTTGACGACGTCCGCCGTCCTCGGTGTCCCCCTGCTGAGGCCGGCGCGGTGGGCGCTCCGCGCGCAGGCGCGGGACCAGGTGCTCGTCGCGCAACGAAGCGCGGCCGATGCGCGCCGCGAGATCGCGGTCGCCGCGGCACAGGCCTATCTCGCCATCATCACCCAGCGGCGCGTCGCCGAGTTGAACGAGCGCGCGCGCGACAACGCCCGCGCGCACTTCGATGACGCACACCAGCGGTACGAAGGGGGTCTGGGCAGCCGCCTGAACGCGCTGCGGGCGCAGCAGGAATTGTCTGCCGACGAAGCGCGCGTCGAAGATGCGCGCCTGGCGGTCCGGCGCGCGCAGGAGGCGCTGGGCGTGCTGGTGGCCGGGGATGGCCCTGTCGATGCAGCCGCCGAACCGGCGTTCGACATTCCGGCTGATGTCATCGCTCCGGCCGGGGCTCCGGCACCGCCGGCCATCGGCTCGCGGCCGGACGTTCGGCTCGCCGAGGCCCGCATTGCCGCAGCCGAGCGGGTCGTCGCCGATTCGTGGAAGGACTATCTCCCGGAGCTCACCGGCGTCGTCAGCCCGCAGCTGCTGACGCCGTCCGGGCTGTTCTTCCCGACGCGAAGCTGGAGCGCCGCGCTGATCTTCTCGGCGCCGGTGCTCGAATTCGGCGAGCGCCGCGGGCTGAAGCGCGAGCGCCAGGCGCGGCTCGACATCGCGCGCGCCGACCGCACCGGAGTGGAGCGACAGGCGCGCGCGGAACTGCGCGCCGCGATCGAAGCCGTGCGCAGCACGGAGCGCGCCCTCGAGCGCACGCGCGCCGCGGCCGAACAGGCGAACGAGGTGGTGCGCATCACCGTCATCGCCTTCCGGGCAGGCGCGACGACGAATATCGAGGTGATCGACGCCCAGCGAGGCGCGCGCGACGCCGAGACGGCCGCCGCAATCGCTGAAGACGCGCTGCGCCGCGCCAGGCTCGAGCTGCTCGTCGCGCTCGGGCGGTTTCCGCGGTGATCAGCAGGCACGAGGCACAAGGCTCAAGGGGGTCGTCCTGAAGCCAAATGCCTCGTGCCCGCTACCTCGTGTCTCGTGCCTCGTGCCTGACGCCTGAGAATGCCCCTCGTCACCCTCGACCGCGTCTCGATTGCCTACGGTCACCTCCCCCTGCTCGACGCTGTGGCCCTGCAGATCGAACCTGGTGAGCGTGTCTGCCTCGTCGGGCGGAACGGCACGGGCAAGTCCACGCTGCTGCAGATCGTCAGCGGCGAACTGCCGCCCGACGCCGGAACGGTCTGGCGGCAGCCGGGCGTGCGCATCGCCCGCCTGGTCCAGGATGTGCCGCTGTCCGACGATCGTCCCGTGTTCGACGTCGTGTCCGACGGGCTCGGCGAGCCGGCGGATCTCGTCAAGGCCTACCACCATGCGGCGATCGACGTCGCGGAGGGCGGCAACGCCGCCGCCCTCGAGCGCCTGGGACGGCTGCAGCACGAACTGGAAGAGCGAGGGGGCTGGACGATCGAGCAGCGCGTGGAGATGGTGCTGGCGCGGCTCGACCTTCCCCCCGACGCCGTCGTGGACACGCTTTCCGGGGGATGGCGCAGGCGCGTGCTCCTCGCGCGCGCGCTCGTCTCCTCGCCGGACCTGCTCCTGCTCGACGAGCCCACGAACCATCTCGACATCGAGGCCATCACGTGGCTCGAAACGTTTCTGGCCGACTTCTCGGGGGCGGTGCTGTTTGTCACGCACGATCGCGCATTCCTCCAGCGCCTGGCGACGCGGATCGTCGAGCTCGATCGGGGCGCGCTGACGTCGTGGCCCGGTGACTACGAGGCGTTTCTGCGGGGAAAAGCGGAGCTGGCGGCCGCCGAAGCCTCGCAGCAGGTGAAATTCGACAAGCGGCTCGCGGGCGAGGAGGCCTGGCTGCGCCAGGGGATCAAAGCGCGGCGAACGCGAGACGAGGGGCGCGTCCGGGCCCTGCTCGCCATGCGCGAGGAGCGTGCGGCGCGGCGGTCGCAGCCGGGTACTGCGAGGATCGGGATCGAGCTCGCGGACCCGTCCGGGCAGATGGTCTTCGAGGTGCGGGGCGTCTCCAAGGCCTTC from the Acidobacteriota bacterium genome contains:
- a CDS encoding aminotransferase class V-fold PLP-dependent enzyme — translated: MSAECSDPLARWRPEFPILETCTYLVSHSLGAMPRAAEQELLTFATEWRRRGVRAWHEGWWEIGRTTGDLLAPLLGVAPGTISMHQNVTVAQSIIASCHSYDGRRRKIVMSELEFPSNMYLFEGFRRYGARIEYVAAPDGIRVPLEATLDAIDDSTVLAIASLVLFKSAGIQDAAAIVEKAHRVGARVVLDVYQAAGAMPLSIGAAGADFAVGGSVKWLCGGPGAGYLYVRPDLAPQLEPAITGWAAHARPFAFATGATQYAADAAERFQSGTPNVPALYAARAGCRIVNEVGVAAIREKSLRLTRGIIEHAQARGWRINTPIDDDGRGGTVVLDVPNGEAVARELIRREVIVDHRPGAGIRIAPHFYNTGDEVRHAMEVLDEVVELQGGG
- a CDS encoding enoyl-CoA hydratase/isomerase family protein, with translation MGNISVEIDGQIATLTIDRPEVRNALNLETVNECHAALQELGRDGSVGVLIITGAGDQAFVSGADINDIRRRTLEDGLAAINSSLCSAVERFPRPTIAAVNGYAVGGGCELALACDIRVASETAKFGQPELNLGIIPAAGATQRLPRTIGLGRAKHMILTGEIIDAQRALEFGLVSVIAPPAELMARARDVANRILRLGPLAARLAKLSLNASARVDLDSGLLIETLAQAICFDSDDKQEGATAFLEKRRPKFSGT
- a CDS encoding efflux RND transporter periplasmic adaptor subunit — translated: MPRCTFPFLLLLLGAAGCSDAPQAGGPGAPGGGMPPAEVKTMTLAPKPVPRASEFVATIQSRASTTIQPQVEGLVTRIFVKSGDRVRVGQPLVQIDPDRQQASVGSLEASRAAREADVAYAKQQLDRMQKLFDAGAVSRQELEQAQTAHQTAQAQLNAIRQQIRQGRVELQYYRVTAPAAGVVGDIPVRTGDRVTPSTEITTIDQAQGLEVYISVPLEQAGELRVGLPVELLDSDGKVLSAHSITFVAPRADDATQSVLVKAQLRERPQGFRVMQYVRARIVWSNAPQLTVPVVAVNRMAGQYFVFVAESGQQGTVARQKPVTVGEIVGDDYVVRGGLKPGERVIVSNLQKIGDGAPVKPS
- a CDS encoding 3-hydroxyacyl-CoA dehydrogenase — translated: MIDAIAVIGAGTMGHGIAHAAMAGGFETRLYDVSAPMLDRARAAIEAIVAKGVELGKVSRAEADATLGRLRTTNDLGEALAGAAMVIEAAPERLDLKIELLHQIERLAPAGAVIATNTSALSITEMAGSLGNPARAAGMHFFNPVHKMKLVEIVRALETSDAALQAVEDVARRMGKETVVIRESPGFVTSRVNALIGNEAFYMLQEGIASARDIDKALKLGLNHPLGPFELVDLVGLDTRLSVLEFLHRSLGEKYRPCPLLVQYVKAGRLGRKVGRGVYEY
- a CDS encoding sigma-54-dependent Fis family transcriptional regulator, translating into MRKVKGSVLLVDDETKIRVALASALREEGHEVLATGSPREAQQLLSQRLFDVLVVDNLMPELTGLDLIREIAAATPLADRPQMIMMTAHATIESAIEAMKLGASDYLQKPFAIDELLVIVDRAMNLQRLSTEHGYLRSERDQEFGNYGIVGRSRKIEEVIRTIDLVAQSRSTILVTGETGTGKELVARAIHHRSAQRDMPLIKVNCAAIPDTLLESELFGHVKGAFTGAVSNKKGKFALADGGTIFLDEIGTMATALQAKLLRVLQEREFEPLGSERSQAVDVRVIAATNRDLRQMVADGKFQEDLYYRLNVIPLALPPLRERRDDIPVLVDHFIRKHAQRAGKRIDGIEPAALKAMQQYDWPGNVRELENALERAVVLSTTPTIQASSVFMLGAAGTATPGLPSFNLQQNLVWVEKETLRRALESAGGVKKDAAELMGISQRAMSYYLTKHKLE